One part of the Rutidosis leptorrhynchoides isolate AG116_Rl617_1_P2 chromosome 1, CSIRO_AGI_Rlap_v1, whole genome shotgun sequence genome encodes these proteins:
- the LOC139876454 gene encoding F-box/LRR-repeat protein At1g67190-like: MEHLPVEVIGNILSRLAAARDVVIASATCRKWREAWRIHLHTLSFNSNDWPVYHELTTSRLEILITQTIFQTNGLQSLSIIMDDVDEFSAAPVIAWLMYTRESLRQLHYNVRTSPTINIIEKCGRQKLEVLNLSHNTISGIEPSYQRFPCLKCLSLSHISISALDLSYLLTACPKIEILTLLSLEIAMSDTQVSMELNSHSLKDVSVEGISLEKFTLEADSLEKLQLKDCTLEVIELIGKGTLKLLKIDDVSVIHLDIGENTENLEIVDVSNFTIMWTKFHQMISKASRLRGLRLWGVVFDDEDEVVDMETISLCFPQLTHVSLCYDLKEGSLQYNLQRAFELKNVIMLELGWTVITDLFSQWVAGLLERCPHLRKLIINGIVSEAKSHEECQVLANFTTSIISLMRKYTHVEIEFEYE; this comes from the coding sequence ATGGAGCATCTTCCTGTAGAAGTCATCGGCAACATCCTCTCTCGGCTCGCAGCTGCGCGTGACGTCGTAATTGCATCCGCCACTTGTAGAAAATGGCGTGAAGCTTGGCGTATTCATCTCCACACACTCTCGTTCAATTCAAACGATTGGCCCGTTTATCACGAGCTTACAACTAGCCGACTCGAAATCCTCATTACTCAAACAATCTTCCAAACCAACGGCCTCCAGTCCCTTTCGATCATCATGGACGATGTCGACGAGTTCTCGGCGGCCCCCGTTATCGCTTGGCTCATGTACACTCGAGAAAGTTTACGACAGTTGCATTATAACGTAAGAACATCTCCCACCATTAACATTATAGAAAAATGCGGTCGCCAAAAGCTTGAAGTGCTTAATCTATCTCATAATACGATTAGTGGAATCGAACCAAGTTATCAACGTTTCCCGTGTTTGAAGTGTCTTTCGTTAAGCCACATTAGTATTTCGGCTTTAGATTTGAGTTATTTACTAACTGCGTGCCCGAAAATCGAGATTTTGACACTTTTAAGTCTCGAAATCGCCATGTCAGACACACAGGTGTCAATGGAATTGAATAGTCACTCGTTAAAAGATGTGTCGGTTGAAGGTATAAGTTTGGAAAAGTTTACGCTCGAGGCCGATAGTTTAGAGAAGTTACAACTTAAAGATTGTACACTAGAGGTTATCGAACTTATTGGCAAAGGGACATTAAAGCTTTTAAAAATCGACGATGTCAGCGTGATTCATCTCGATATTGGCGAAAATACAGAAAATCTTGAAATCGTAGATGTTAGTAATTTCACAATCATGTGGACTAAATTCCATCAAATGATTTCGAAAGCTTCAAGATTAAGAGGACTTAGGCTTTGGGGTGTTGTGttcgatgatgaagatgaagttgTTGATATGGAGACGATTTCGTTATGTTTTCCTCAATTGACACACGTGTCGTTATGTTATGATTTAAAAGAGGGTTCACTTCAGTACAATTTGCAGCGCGCGTTTGAGTTGAAGAATGTGATTATGTTGGAACTCGGTTGGACAGTTATAACTGATTTGTTTTCTCAGTGGGTCGCGGGTCTTTTAGAGCGGTGCCCGCATCTCAGAAAATTGATTATTAACGGGATTGTATCGGAGGCTAAAAGTCATGAAGAATGTCAAGTTTTGGCTAATTTTACGACTTCGATTATTAGTTTAATGCGAAAGTATACGCATGTAGAGATTGAGTTTGAATATGAATGA